The following DNA comes from Buttiauxella agrestis.
TTCTTCACCGGAATGACTATCCAACGCGCCTGTCGGTTCGTCCGCAAGAATCACCTGCCCGCCGTTCATCAGGGCGCGGGCGATACTCACACGCTGCTGCTGGCCGCCTGAGAGCTGTGACGGCAAGTATTCCACACGCTCGGCAAGACCGAGGCGCATCAGCAAAGCTCGCGCCCGTTGCTGGCGGTAAACCCGCGCGGTTCCGGCATACACCGCAGGCACTTCAACGTTTTGAGTGGCATTGAGATGCGAAAGCAAATGGTAACGCTGGAAGATAAAGCCAAAATGTTCACGACGTAACGTGGCGAGCGCGTCACTGCCGAGAACTGCGGTATCTTGCCCGGCCACTTTGTAACTACCGCTGGTCGGTTTATCCAGGCAGCCGAGAATATTCATCAGCGTCGATTTACCGGAGCCAGACGCCCCAACAATCGCCACCATTTCGCCAGCTTCTATGGTGATGTTAATGCCTTTAAGCACTTCAACTTGTTCGTCTCCCGACGGATAGCTACGGCGAATATCCCGTAGCTCAAGCAGTGCCGTCATGGTGCGCTCCCGGCGGTGCTTTTCCCAATCACCACCTCTTCACCTTCAGTCAGTCCATTGGCGACTTGCACTATCGTGTCATTACGCATCCCGATGGTAATTTCACGGTCACGCGTTTCACCGTTGCGCAATACCGAAACTTTGTAGCGATTATCGCCAATTGGCTCGCCCAAAGCAGCAAGTGGAATAGTGAGCACGTCTTTTACGCCGCCAAGTTGGATATGCACTTGCGCTGTCATTTCAAGACGCAACACGCCTTTCGGATTCGGCACTTCAAAACGGGCGTTATAGAAAATCGCGTCGTTCACTTTTACCGGCGTCGGCAGAATATCAATGAGCACGCCTTCATAACGCGTTAATGGATCGCCCAGCACCGTGAACCAGGCTTTCTGGCCCGGTTTAAGGTGAATCACGTCCGCTTCAGAAACTTGCGCCTTAACCAACATGGTCCCGAGATCGGCAAGCGTCAGAATGTTTGGCGCTTGCTGCGCGGCAATTACCGTTTGGCCTTGTTTGGTGGTGATTTCAGTCACTTCACCTGCCATTGGAGCCACAATCTGGGTGTAATCGAGGTTGGTTTTTGCCGTGTCCAGCGAGGCCTGATTGCGTTTAATCTGCGCGTCTATGGTACCGATTTGCGCCTGCCTGACTTCCAGATCGGTCGCTGCGGTATCCAAATCCTGCTGCGAAACCGCCTGAGTTTTTGCCAGCGCCCGTTGGCGATTTAACGTCACTTGCGCGAGTTTCGCCTGAGCCACGGCCTGTCGCCGTTGCGCACGCAACTCCATGAGTGTCGCTTCAACTTCTTTGATTTGGTTTTGCGCCTGTTCCGGGTCTATAACCCCCAACAGCTGATCCTTTTTCACTTTATCGCCGATATTGACCGACAGCGTTTTGAGCTGCCCGCTGACCTGTGCACCGACGTCAACTTTGCGTAGAGCATCCAGTTTGCCGGTCGCCAACACGCTCTGTTGCAGCTCGCCTTTACGCACGATCATCGTCTGATAGACCGGCGCTGGCGCATTTAAAAACTGCCACAGCCAGATCACCAGGAGTAATACCAGCAGGCCCAGAAG
Coding sequences within:
- the macA gene encoding macrolide transporter subunit MacA, whose amino-acid sequence is MRFKGKIKKRYWLLGLLVLLLVIWLWQFLNAPAPVYQTMIVRKGELQQSVLATGKLDALRKVDVGAQVSGQLKTLSVNIGDKVKKDQLLGVIDPEQAQNQIKEVEATLMELRAQRRQAVAQAKLAQVTLNRQRALAKTQAVSQQDLDTAATDLEVRQAQIGTIDAQIKRNQASLDTAKTNLDYTQIVAPMAGEVTEITTKQGQTVIAAQQAPNILTLADLGTMLVKAQVSEADVIHLKPGQKAWFTVLGDPLTRYEGVLIDILPTPVKVNDAIFYNARFEVPNPKGVLRLEMTAQVHIQLGGVKDVLTIPLAALGEPIGDNRYKVSVLRNGETRDREITIGMRNDTIVQVANGLTEGEEVVIGKSTAGSAP